A region of Mammaliicoccus sp. Dog046 DNA encodes the following proteins:
- a CDS encoding YbbR-like domain-containing protein, whose protein sequence is MLESKWGLRFVALILALLMFLSVNNVFGSLFSQNALNSSDHIIADVPVDTVYNNKELYLSGAPKTVDVKVSGPQSTILKAEKLLDFKVVLDLKNKSVGQYKENFKIKGLSKDLKYKVVPKSANVVLQDKVSKKYPIEAEINQNRIASGYELVGETVNPSQVTITGGQEELNKIAYVKATLDENKQLTDDTTEKAGISVLDSNLNKLDVQIRPETVNVNIKVARSSKTVSLNPVTKGTTSKDINIDDISLDKSKVKIYGPRNVLDGIGSIDVPVDVSNINDNITKNVSLDLPDGVDESEFKDVEAKIKISKN, encoded by the coding sequence ATGCTAGAATCAAAATGGGGATTGCGATTCGTTGCTTTAATCCTAGCATTGCTGATGTTCTTATCTGTAAATAATGTGTTCGGAAGTTTATTTTCACAGAACGCTTTGAATAGTTCTGATCATATTATTGCGGATGTACCTGTAGATACTGTTTATAATAATAAAGAGTTATACTTATCTGGTGCACCGAAGACAGTCGATGTCAAAGTGTCTGGGCCACAATCTACTATATTAAAAGCTGAAAAATTACTTGATTTTAAAGTAGTATTAGATTTAAAGAACAAATCAGTAGGTCAGTATAAAGAGAATTTTAAAATTAAAGGATTAAGTAAAGATTTAAAATATAAAGTGGTTCCTAAGAGTGCGAACGTAGTACTTCAAGACAAGGTATCCAAAAAATATCCAATAGAAGCAGAAATCAATCAAAATAGAATTGCTTCTGGATATGAATTAGTTGGAGAAACAGTTAATCCTTCACAAGTAACGATTACTGGTGGACAGGAAGAGCTAAATAAAATTGCATACGTAAAAGCGACTTTAGATGAAAATAAACAACTTACAGATGATACAACAGAAAAAGCTGGCATCAGTGTACTTGATAGTAATTTGAATAAGTTAGATGTTCAAATACGACCTGAAACAGTGAATGTGAATATTAAAGTGGCACGGTCTAGTAAGACGGTGAGTTTAAACCCAGTTACAAAGGGTACAACATCAAAAGATATAAATATTGATGATATAAGTTTAGATAAATCAAAAGTTAAAATTTATGGTCCTCGAAATGTATTGGACGGCATTGGATCTATAGATGTACCTGTTGATGTATCTAACATTAATGATAATATAACGAAGAATGTAAGCTTAGACTTACCTGATGGCGTAGATGAGTCTGAATTTAAAGATGTAGAAGCTAAAATTAAGATTTCTAAAAATTAA
- the glmM gene encoding phosphoglucosamine mutase produces MGKYFGTDGVRGVANSELTPEIAFKLGRFGGYVLSKKHGTEQPKVLVGRDTRVSGEMLESALIAGLSSIGAEVMRLGVISTPGVAYLTREVDADLGVMISASHNPVADNGIKFFGPDGFKLTDDEELEIEQLLDATEDNLPRPTGNDLKHTSDYFEGAQKYISYIKSTVDGDLDGLKVVLDGAHGSTYSLAPYLFGDLEATSETIGCKPDGYNINLNVGSTHPESLAQAVVDHGADLGLAFDGDGDRIIAVDEKGQIVDGDQIMYILAEDMSKNGELKDNMVVSTVMSNLGFYKALDEEGIKSNKTKVGDRYVVEEMRRGSYSLGGEQSGHIVLMDYNTTGDGLLTGAHLASIVKRSGKSLSDLASKMKKYPQKLVNVRVSDKYGVEENTKVSEIITKVEVEMNGEGRILVRPSGTEPLVRVMVEAKTEEDAESYVNRIAEVVQQEMGIE; encoded by the coding sequence ATGGGCAAATATTTTGGAACTGACGGTGTAAGAGGTGTAGCAAATTCGGAGTTAACACCTGAAATTGCTTTTAAATTAGGAAGATTCGGTGGATATGTATTATCTAAAAAGCATGGTACTGAACAACCGAAAGTATTAGTAGGAAGAGATACACGTGTTTCTGGGGAAATGTTAGAATCAGCTTTAATTGCAGGACTATCATCTATTGGTGCGGAAGTCATGAGATTAGGTGTGATTTCTACACCTGGTGTTGCATATTTAACAAGAGAAGTTGACGCAGATTTAGGTGTTATGATTAGTGCATCACATAATCCAGTTGCAGATAACGGTATTAAATTCTTTGGTCCTGATGGATTTAAATTAACGGACGATGAAGAATTAGAAATTGAGCAACTATTAGATGCTACTGAAGATAATTTACCAAGACCGACTGGTAATGACTTAAAACATACTTCTGATTACTTTGAAGGTGCACAAAAATATATTAGCTACATCAAATCAACTGTTGATGGTGACTTAGATGGACTTAAAGTTGTTTTAGATGGTGCACATGGTTCAACATATTCTCTTGCACCGTATTTATTCGGTGATTTAGAAGCAACAAGTGAAACAATTGGTTGTAAACCAGACGGCTATAACATTAATTTAAATGTAGGTTCAACACACCCAGAATCATTAGCTCAAGCTGTTGTTGATCACGGTGCAGATTTAGGACTTGCATTTGATGGCGATGGCGACAGAATCATTGCAGTTGATGAAAAGGGTCAAATCGTTGATGGTGACCAAATTATGTATATACTTGCTGAAGATATGTCTAAAAACGGTGAATTAAAAGATAACATGGTTGTATCAACAGTTATGAGTAATTTAGGATTCTATAAAGCTTTAGATGAAGAAGGCATTAAATCTAATAAAACTAAAGTAGGCGACAGATATGTTGTTGAAGAAATGAGACGTGGATCATACAGTTTAGGTGGAGAACAATCAGGTCATATTGTTCTTATGGATTATAATACAACTGGTGATGGCTTATTAACAGGTGCACATTTAGCAAGCATCGTTAAGCGTTCTGGCAAAAGTTTAAGTGACTTAGCTAGTAAAATGAAAAAATATCCTCAAAAATTAGTAAACGTTCGCGTTTCAGATAAATACGGTGTTGAAGAAAATACTAAAGTATCTGAAATCATCACTAAAGTTGAAGTAGAAATGAATGGTGAAGGACGTATATTAGTAAGACCTTCAGGAACAGAACCACTTGTTCGTGTTATGGTAGAAGCTAAGACTGAAGAAGATGCTGAAAGCTATGTTAATCGCATTGCTGAAGTTGTACAACAAGAAATGGGAATCGAATAA